One region of Wyeomyia smithii strain HCP4-BCI-WySm-NY-G18 chromosome 3, ASM2978416v1, whole genome shotgun sequence genomic DNA includes:
- the LOC129728882 gene encoding uncharacterized protein LOC129728882, which translates to MYRYSTISPPENCFRLPTKLSWLNSHTLTSIPGAVMNAVLLPGKLNVCHGNAQSICARRSAKLDEVKNLLQGSKHDLIFGSLDFDTSPETTTQTYRDYVNFDALTLQNAVLSVVWDEMYSINDPNILLDTFNSHLRRIHDQCIPLRTRCKRQRTNQWFDHDIRKSILERDLAYNDWLNAPADSKTLAKQRYKAFRNRTNALIKDAKARFLHDHLDDRILPNVLWKRIQQLGVGKEQVPVDCDFDPNEINRIFLASYTDNSPRRPRYFENASSHSFSFRTFEDLEIVNAIWDIKSNATGIDGLPTSFIKIVLPLLLQQFTYIFNAIIESATFPEVWKQAKILPLRKKPHVHALTNLRPISILCAMSRVFEKLLKKQMTTFITANRLLSDCQAGFRKGHSIKTATLRVYDDLAAAIDKKGTAILLLLDFSKAFDTISHHKLCSKLVTNFNFSPSAVNLVESYLLGRTQTVFCGEHCFEIGEVTSGVPQGSVIGPLLFCCYINDLPTVLRWCSVQIYADDVQLCIRRFGPSAHELVRMVNEDLTRVAEWSDRNELHINQTKSEAIFVKGCRRNTVSSSSLPAIVMKGQTIEWVEKAVNLVTCFKLI; encoded by the exons ATGTATCGGTATTCCACTATCAGT CCCCCTGAAAATTGCTTCCGTTTGCCTACTAAATTGTCCTGGTTGAACAGTCACACCCTGACGAGCATTCCCGGTGCTGTGATGAATGCAGTGCTTCTTCCTGGAAAACTTAATGTGTGTCATGGAAACGCCCAAAGTATTTGTGCAAGACGATCAGCTAAACTTGACGAAGTGAAAAATCTGCTACAAGGATCTAAG CATGATCTGATTTTTGGCTCCCTGGATTTTGACACTTCGCCTGAAACGACGACTCAGACATACCGTGATTACGTTAATTTCGACGCATTGACCCTGCAAAACGCCGTACTTTCCGTTGTCTGGGATGAAATGTACTCCATAAACGATCCAAACATATTACTTGATACCTTCAATAGTCATCTCAGACGTATTCATGATCAGTGCATACCACTCCGAACAAGATGTAAACGTCAGCGAACCAACCAGTGGTTTGACCATGATATAAGAAAGTCAATACTGGAGCGTGATCTGGCTTACAACGATTGGTTGAATGCTCCGGCGGATTCGAAGACGCTAGCTAAACAGCGATATAAAGCATTCAGGAACCGTACCAACGCTTTAATCAAGGATGCCAAAGCACGTTTCTTGCACGACCACCTGGACGATAGAATACTGCCTAATGTTCTCTGGAAGCGAATTCAGCAACTTGGTGTAGGCAAAGAGCAGGTGCCAGTTGACTGTGATTTTGATCCCAATGAAATTAACCGGATATTTCTTGCCAGCTACACGGATAACTCGCCTCGGCGACCACGCTATTTTGAAAACGCTTCCTCTCACAGTTTTTCGTTCCGGACATTCGAAGATTTGGAAATTGTCAACGCAATATGGGACATTAAGTCAAATGCAACAGGTATCGATGGATTGCCCAcaagtttcattaaaatcgtTCTTCCTTTGCTCTTGCAACAATTCACCTATATTTTTAATGCTATCATTGAGTCTGCAACTTTTCCTGAAGTCTGGAAGCAAGCAAAGATACTTCCACTTCGGAAAAAGCCTCATGTTCATGCTTTAACGAATCTGAGACCGATAAGTATTTTGTGCGCGATGTCTagagtttttgaaaaactattgAAGAAGCAAATGACAACGTTTATTACTGCGAATCGTTTACTGTCGGATTGTCAAGCTGGCTTTCGTAAAGGTCACAGCATCAAGACAGCGACCCTACGTGTATATGATGATTTAGCAGCAGCAATCGACAAAAAGGGAACCGCCATACTGCTTCTTCTAGATTTCTCCAAGGCTTTCGATACGATTTCGCACCATAAGCTATGCTCAAAACTGGTAACTAACTTTAACTTCTCGCCTAGTGCAGTTAATCTCGTAGAGTCGTATCTCCTAGGAAGGACGCAAACAGTTTTCTGCGGTGAACATTGCTTTGAAATTGGAGAGGTAACTTCTGGCGTGCCACAGGGTTCCGTGATTGGTCCTTTGTTATTTTGCTGCTATATCAACGATCTCCCAACGGTGCTAAGATGGTGCTCGGTGCAAATCTACGCAGATGATGTGCAACTATGCATTAGGCGTTTTGGACCTTCTGCTCACGAGTTAGTAAGAATGGTGAATGAAGATCTGACACGAGTTGCCGAATGGTCTGACCGTAATGAACTTCACATAAACCAAACAAAGAGTGAGGCAATATTTGTTAAAGGCTGCCGACGTAACACGGTTTCTAGTAGTTCGCTGCCTGCTATCGTCATGAAGGGACAAACTATCGAATGGGTTGAAAAAGCTGTGAACCTTGTTACGTGTTTCAAGCTGATTTAG